The sequence ttagattaattttaacaaatcTTTTGATGTGAAGTACAatttgaatataaaattaaatagaaGAATTTATAGACtactagcaaaatataaacaaaatagggatacaaatataataggGGTAAAAGACAATATCCCATATTATAGCCTGAATGAAAAAGAACATAAATCttataaagaaaaggaaacaaaaagaaaaaaaaaacattccGGTAAAAATCTATTAAATAACAATCAATATTATACAGAAGTCGTAGACTATAATAATGGTATGTTTGATGGGAAACATttccatttaaaaaaaaaatggattaaaaaaagagattaTGATGATTTTATCGAAAAACAGAGAATAACTGGAAAtatagatttaaaaaaaataaaatttagaagtTATGGATTTGgagtttttatatttttccttttttttttgttcggAATAGGTCTACCCATACTAGAAGGATTGGGGATATTGGAAACTGCAGGTAAGATGCTTGTAGGTAGTTCAGATAATTTAACATGGTTTGggaaaattttaaacaatatagtaaattatttaaaattatcagAAGCAGCTTATAAGATATTACCGAATGTACTacttttcgtttttttaggtgttattattgtaataGCAATTCCTATAAtcttaagaaataatgaaaaatataagaaaattaaattgatGATGGAGCAAAATGCATAAAACGAAATATACATCTTTATTTAGCAAATCTATTAATATGAAGTAATATCTGTAATATCATtagtgatatatttttaacaaacgTAACTATACctataacaattttatagATGCAAGTGTATAAATATTGCGTTTATGATACAGAACcgtaataaaaattgtattcttcactttttttatgaatttgattgtttcgttatttttgaatatatattttaaattattatttaatattaattaagcAAATAtggtataatatatatatttctgtataaaaacataattaagataaaaatatttttttgagctttcaaataaatatataatcgAATAATTGATACAATTTCACAGAAAtgtgataatttatatttgtactaaaatttgcttcttttaattttatatcttgtaataatataaaattataatttttcagattattaaaatgttgtATAATTAGCaaggaattaaaaataaatatgtcttgttttgtatttaataaaaagaactaAATGTATTGTGGTgaattgatatatatatatgtgtacattcGCTTAAAAAGggcttaa comes from Plasmodium malariae genome assembly, chromosome: 7 and encodes:
- the PmUG01_07050500 gene encoding fam-m protein, which produces MEQKIKLVLYIKISAFIILYWICHFSEVINFNKSFDVKYNLNIKLNRRIYRLLAKYKQNRDTNIIGVKDNIPYYSLNEKEHKSYKEKETKRKKKHSGKNLLNNNQYYTEVVDYNNGMFDGKHFHLKKKWIKKRDYDDFIEKQRITGNIDLKKIKFRSYGFGVFIFFLFFLFGIGLPILEGLGILETAGKMLVGSSDNLTWFGKILNNIVNYLKLSEAAYKILPNVLLFVFLGVIIVIAIPIILRNNEKYKKIKLMMEQNA